The Ananas comosus cultivar F153 linkage group 2, ASM154086v1, whole genome shotgun sequence genome contains a region encoding:
- the LOC109706675 gene encoding probable galacturonosyltransferase 4, with amino-acid sequence MATRKSKRRTVLGFLLLSVLAPIVLYTDRITKFSNSIPNSDFGREIPNRVSFDSLQEPVRIVHSKSNADAISARSVIGFTALTANELPRGISDEHKSRVLSATYDEGKQLERDSSDEKVDATDQEKERGLDKVGDQEHKSRALSVMDEGIQLEKEGIIEQVVRSANLAEGEKNMENNEGTQSENKGMIEQAASRESDKKPEMEEKNKEKKIEAPTFPWKQGNKDGKPSELVPSQVRTRKHRRRSTNNDRSGATTLPDVRVRQLKDQLVKAKVYLGLCRSNTNFVRELQARIRDVERALGDATKDSELHKNSREKLRAMEETLAKGKQIQENCSAVINKLQAILHSTEEQLNAHKKQAIYLTQLAAKTLPKGLHCLPLRLTTEFYISNVSQEEFPTQEKLEDPKLYHYALFSDNVLAAAVVVNSTVLHAKNPENHVFHIVTDRLNYAAMKMWFLANPPGKATIQIRNVEEFTWLNSSYSPVLKQLGSKSMIDYYFKTHRAISDENLKFRNPKYLSILNHLRFYLPEIFPKLDKVLFLDDDVVVQRDLTALWSIDLKGKVNGAVETCGESFHRFDRYLNFSNPLIAENFNPRACGWAYGMNIFDLVEWRKQNITDVYHSWQKLNQDRLLWKLGTLPAGLVTFWNRTLPLDRSWHVLGLGYNPNIRQEDIKKAAVIHYNGNMKPWLEIGLPKYRSYWSKYVDFNQVFLRECNVNF; translated from the exons ATGGCGACGAGGAAGAGCAAGAGGAGGACGGTTTTGggctttctccttctctccgtTCTCGCCCCCATCGTTCTCTACACCGATAGGATCACCAAGTTCTCCAATTCAATCC cAAATAGCGATTTTGGTCGTGAAATTCCGAATCGG GTGTCCTTTGATTCTCTTCAAGAACCCGTTCGGATTGTTCATTCTAAGAGCAATGCCGATGCGATCTCAGCTCGATCGGTGATCGGATTCACTGCATTAACAGCTAACG AATTGCCACGTGGGATCTCAGACGAGCATAAGAGCCGAGTATTATCGGCTACCTACGATGAAGGGAAGCAGTTGGAAAGAGACAGCTCAGATGAGAAAGTCGATGCAACAGATCAGGAAAAGGAGAGGGGATTAGACAAAGTCGGAGATCAAGAACATAAGAGTCGGGCTTTATCGGTGATGGATGAGGGGATTCAATTGGAAAAGGAGGGCATAATTGAGCAAGTGGTAAGATCGGCGAATCTTGCAGAGGGGGAGAAGAATATGGAGAATAATGAGGGCACTCAATCAGAAAACAAGGGCATGATTGAGCAAGCGGCAAGCCGAGAAAGCGACAAGAAGCCTGAGATggaagaaaagaacaaagagaagaagattGAAGCTCCGACTTTTCCATGGAAGCAG GGAAATAAGGATGGAAAGCCATCTGAACTAGTTCCTTCTCAAGTTCGTACTCGAAAGCATAGGAGGAGATCCACTAATAATGACCGTAGTGGTGCCACGACTTTACCTGATGTTAGAGTGCGCCAACTTAAGGATCAATTAGTAAAGGCAAAGGTTTATCTTGGCCTTTGTAGAAGCAATACCAACTTCGTCAGGGAGCTTCAAGCTCGGATAAGAGATGTTGAACGAGCACTTGGCGATGCAACCAAGGACTCAGAATTACATAAGAA TTCACGTGAGAAACTTCGGGCGATGGAGGAAACATTGGCCAAGGGGAAGCAAATTCAAGAAAACTGCTCTGCTGTTATCAACAAACTCCAGGCGATTCTTCACTCCACTGAGGAACAGCTCAATGCACATAAGAAACAGGCTATCTATTTAACACAGCTAGCAGCAAAAACTCTACCAAAAGGCCTCCACTGTCTTCCCCTGAGACTCACCACcgaattttatatttcaaatgtCAGCCAGGAGGAGTTTCCAACTCAAGAAAAGTTGGAAGACCCCAAACTCTATCATTATGCACTCTTCTCTGACAATGTTTTAGCTGCAGCAGTGGTTGTGAATTCTACTGTCTTGCATGCTAAG AACCCAGAGAACCATGTCTTCCACATTGTCACTGATAGACTTAATTATGCAGCCATGAAAATGTGGTTTTTAGCTAACCCGCCAGGCAAAGCGACCATCCAGATTCGGAATGTTGAAGAGTTCACATGGCTAAATTCCAGCTATAGTCCGGTTCTGAAGCAGCTTGGGTCAAAATCCATGATTGATTACTACTTTAAGACTCATCGAGCTATCTCTGATGAAAACTTGAAGTTCCGAAACCCTAAATACCTCTCCATCCTGAATCATCTTAGATTTTATTTACCCGAGATATTCCCTAAGCTTGATAAAGTGCTTTTCTTAGACGATGATGTTGTAGTCCAACGGGACCTTACTGCCCTTTGGTCTATTGATCTCAAAGGGAAAGTTAATGGTGCGGTTGAGACTTGTGGCGAGAGCTTTCACAGGTTTGATAGATATCTCAACTTCTCAAATCCTCTCATTGCCGAAAATTTCAACCCTCGGGCTTGTGGATGGGCTTATGGCATGAATATATTTGACTTGGTTGAGTGGAGAAAGCAGAACATAACTGATGTCTACCACTCTTGGCAGAAGCTG AACCAGGACAGACTATTGTGGAAATTGGGAACTCTTCCTGCTGGTCTTGTTACTTTCTGGAATCGCACTTTGCCCCTCGATCGGTCGTGGCATGTTTTGGGTCTTGGTTATAACCCAAACATTCGCCAAGAGGATATCAAAAAGGCGGCAGTAATACACTATAATGGCAACATGAAACCTTGGTTAGAGATTGGATTGCCCAAGTATCGCAGTTACTGGTCCAAGTATGTGGATTTCAACCAAGTTTTCCTAAGGGAATGCAACGTAAATTTCTAA